In a genomic window of Rhinolophus ferrumequinum isolate MPI-CBG mRhiFer1 chromosome 2, mRhiFer1_v1.p, whole genome shotgun sequence:
- the OLIG1 gene encoding LOW QUALITY PROTEIN: oligodendrocyte transcription factor 1 (The sequence of the model RefSeq protein was modified relative to this genomic sequence to represent the inferred CDS: inserted 1 base in 1 codon) has translation MYYAVSQARVNAAPATMLRPQRPGDVQLGASLYELVGYRQHPSSSTSSSSTTAPLLPKAAREKPEAPGDPPGTGAGPGAHVGSGSRXEAKEEQQQQLRRKINSRERKRMQDLNLAMDALREVILPYSAAHCQGAPGRKLSKIATLLLARNYILLLGSSLQELRRALGEGAGPAAPRLLLAGLPLLAAAPGSVLLAPGAVGPPDALRPAKYLSLALEEPPCGQFSLPGGGAGGGPGGPGLCTCAVCKFPHLVPAGLGLAAVQAQFSK, from the exons ATGTACTATGCAGTTTCCCAGGCGCGCGTGAACGCGGCCCCCGCGACCATGCTGCGGCCACAGCGGCCGGGAGACGTGCAGCTCGGAGCGTCCCTGTACGAGCTGGTGGGCTACCGGCAGcatccctcctcctccacttcctcctcctccacgacggcccccctcctccccaaagcGGCGCGCGAGAAGCCGGAGGCGCCCGGCGACCCGCCGGGCACGGGAGCGGGACCCGGTGCGCACGTGGGCAGTGGCTCCA CAGAAGCCAAAGAAGAGCAGCAACAGCAGCTGCGACGCAAGATCAACAGCCGCGAGCGGAAGCGCATGCAGGACCTCAACCTGGCCATGGACGCGCTGCGTGAGGTCATCCTGCCCTACTCGGCAGCGCACTGCCAGGGCGCGCCGGGCCGCAAGCTCTCCAAGATCGCCACGCTGCTGCTCGCCCGCAACTACATCCTGCTCCTGGGCAGCTCGCTGCAGGAGCTGCGCCGCGCGCTGGGCGAGGGCGCCGGGCCCGCCGCGCCGCGCCTGTTGCTGGCCGGCCTGCCCCTGCTCGCCGCCGCGCCCGGCTCCGTGCTGCTGGCGCCCGGCGCCGTGGGGCCGCCCGACGCGCTGCGCCCAGCCAAGTACCTGTCGCTGGCGCTCGAGGAGCCTCCGTGCGGCCAGTTCTCGCTCCCcggcggcggcgcgggcggcGGCCCGGGCGGCCCCGGCCTCTGCACCTGCGCTGTCTGTAAGTTCCCGCACCTGGTCCCCGCCGGCCTGGGCCTGGCCGCGGTTCAAGCACAGTTCTCCAAGTGA